A window of Cynocephalus volans isolate mCynVol1 chromosome 3, mCynVol1.pri, whole genome shotgun sequence genomic DNA:
TTCTTGGGAAGATTAGATGAGAGAAAATGTGTGAAAGGGCCTGGCCCAATTTTTGGCGTGTAGTATAGGTTCAGGTGTGTTCGCTGTTAGTAAGCGTTGTTCTCTGTGTTCTTTACAGCTTCCTGTCAGCGTTTTTGAGTCTGTCATTGATATAATCAATGGAGAGGTAATACCCTACCGTTCAACCCTCAGATCCTGCTCTTGGCCTGTTTCCTGCTTTTGACTCTCCCTGTGTGGGATCCTCTGCCCTGTAGGCCACAATGCTATTTGCTGAGCTGACCTACACTCTGGCCACAGAGGAAGCTGAACGTATTGGTGTAGACCACGTGGCCCGAATGACAGCAACAGGCAGTGGAGAGAACTCCACTGGTAATGGAGGGGATTCCTTGGAAGCGGGGATGAAAGGTGTAGCCCCATTCCTTTTCAACCTTCCGGTCCCTATCCCCTTGCAGTGGCCGAACACCTGATAGCACAGCACAGTGCCATCAAGATGCTGCACAGCCGCGTCAAGCTCATCTTGGAGTACGTCAAGGCCTCGGAAGCGGGTAGGACCCTGCCTTCCTGGCACTCGTACATTTTTCCTTTCCGTCCTTGCAGAAGCGACAGCATCCACATTAATGCAGCCTCTTTTTGTGCTTTTAGGAGAGGTGCCCTTTAACCATGAGATCCTGCGGGAAGCCTATGCCCTGTGTCACTGTCTTCCAGTGCTCAGCACAGACAAGTTCAAGACAGATTTTTATGATGTGAGTATAAAACCCCAGATGGGGAGGTGGGGCTTACACTGTCATCCAGGACCTGGGACTCAGTTGTTCCCTGGGCATACTGTGAGGGAGCCCCCATGGAACTGGCCCTTTCTGTTCTCTCCCAGCAATGCAATGATGTGGGGCTCATGGCCTACCTGGGTACCATCACCAAAACGTGCAACACCATGAACCAGTTCGTGAACAAGTTCAATGTCCTCTACGATCGACAAGGCATCGGCAGGCGGATGCGGGGACTCTTCTTCTGAGGGTACTTGAAGGGATGATGCACAGGGTCAGAAAGCCGTCCCAAAGGGAAGAGGCGCTACACTCCCTTTAGAGAAACCGCTGTCATTAATAAAAGGGGAGCAGCCCCTCAGCACCCCTTCCAGTGGCTTTGTCCTCTCTGTTAGGCACCAGTTTCTCTACTTGGATCTTAAAGGAAGCCTTAAGGGCAGAATCCCTTGTAATCATCAGCTCTTCTTGACAAGCTTCAGTGATTTGGAGTCCACTGCCACTTGAAGTGATCCCCTGTCCAGTCAGGTCTTTATATTAGTCAGAGACTGCCTAATTTCTCCTAAGTGATCTTTGTTCTGCTTTTTAATGTCACCTTATGACATCAGCTTACATAGGTGAATCCTATAAACGTGACAAGCAACTGCTTTCCCAAGctaaattaatttcattaaaaagtgttttccacacacaaaaaaggggggagggatgTTAAGCACATTAGGGGCAACTCAAAGTCTTGATTCTATGGACATTGTGGATCACCAGGAGAGAGAGGTCTCAATTACTGCTGAGTGTCTACTACACTGATagacaagcatacttcaaaatgttcacagatctgtactatctttcaattccatttctccatgaacttcTTTGAACATTCTGAAGATACCTCATATGGGCCCTACCTGTGTGGCACTTCAACCTTACGAGATAGAAGTACTAGTATCCTCCATACTTTGGAGATAAGGCGAGGAAGAGGTCTAAAGATTGGGATTGCTATATGCAATTACTTGTACCAAGTAATACATTTTCACATGCCACCCTCCGGTTCCCagattttcatcacccccaacaGCTTAAATAGAGTGGGAGCTGGGGACTGAGTTTAGTAACGAGACGTCCTAATGGAAGCACTTCatgaaatggaagagaaagataAGCTGAGAGGCCCTGTTTCATACTGGCGCTATATCCCCAGAGCCTACCCAGTGCATAGTAGTATTTGAGACTGAACAGGACAGGGGAGTAAAACAGGAGGGACCTCAAAAAGTGGAGACAGCCCAGTCCTCATCTCTGTACAGCAGGGACTTTGACTCCGTCTGGCAGGTAGAGCAGGCACTTCACTCAGTAAATTTATTGAGTGGACGGAATAGGACAAGCACAAAAGGGTAGGAGATGTGAATCTAAAAGCCTCACCTGCCCTCTTAAAACCTATCTCGTTTTAACAGAAATCAGTCCCAGGTTAGAAGGTAGCAATCTACAAACACTTTATTGGCAAATGAATAAAACAAGTGCAGCACAGGAAGAAGAGGGGACACTCTTCCCCTGAAGGGCATCATTACACCTTCAGAAGGGGCAGGTCAGCAAGGGACGCAGAGCAAACCCCGATGTGTCAAGCAGGCTGCAATCAGACAAAAGTGATCCGTGTCCGGGAAGTATTGACCTGCCAGACATTTAGCTCCTCGTACTCATCTAGAGCTGCCTGGAATTGGGCAGGTGTGAAGCCACGAGATATACAGCGCTGCTCTGCCTCAGAAAACCGGACGCTTCTGCCCCCTGAGACCAATTCACGGACAGTGGCAAATATCACATCTGCTGGTCTCTGGGTCCTGAAGGAAACACGTGGGTGGTTAAGGTCAGGGCACACACAAGAACACTTGACAATGGCAAAAAACAACAGTGGTCAGTGTTAGAATTCTGAGGCCAAGCTCCTATACATGTGCAGCTGGCTCAGTGAAGTCAAGGTGACCCAATTTTATCCTTCATTAAACCACTCACCTAGCTGTTTGCCCCTTGTCACCTAGAAGCGAGTCTTTTGACATCTCCATTAGCCTGATGGCTTCATTCACATCTTCCTTCTCCACTGCGTCCACCATTCGCAGACGCGCCTAAGGGAAGGAAGGTAGGGGAGCGATGGGGACCGGAAGGGAATGGAACAAAGTCAGGGAACCCCCTTGTTCCAGCTTTTAAGGCTGGGCAACCCACGTGTTGCCTACTCACAAAACAGGAGTggaggaccccccccccccaacatctgcagtGTTGGGCCGGCACTGTCAGACCGAGACAAGTGCAATGCCCAGGGCAGCGTCCAGCAATTGCCCAAGTCTCCGCCTCTCAACACTGGCCAGTCCCGGTGTTCAGCTGTCCTGTGAGGGAGACCAGACCCTCCTGAACTCCACTGGGCTCCCCACCATGACAGATGGAGCTTGGGGAGCTCAGCCAAGAAGGCAACTGGCAGAGGGATTGTGTCCCAGGGGCTCGGGAAGTGCTAGCTCAGCAGTAGGTCAGGTAATCACACTACCTGCACGAACAGCACTTTGGAGCCCCTGGGACTAAGGTCCAAGATGGGAGAACAGAGATGAAGATTTATGACACAGGATCTAGGACATAGGGAGTGAAATGAATCCCATCCACCC
This region includes:
- the COPS6 gene encoding COP9 signalosome complex subunit 6 isoform X2 — encoded protein: MAAAAAANGTGGSSGMEVDAAVPSVMASGVTGSVSVALHPLVILNISDHWIRMRSQEGRPMQVIGALIGKQEGRNIEVMNSFELLSHTVEEKIIIDKEYYYTKEEQFKQVFKELEFLGWYTTGGPPDPSDIHVHKQVCEIIESPLFLKLNPMTKHTDLPVSVFESVIDIINGEATMLFAELTYTLATEEAERIGVDHVARMTATGSGENSTVAEHLIAQHSAIKMLHSRVKLILEYVKASEAGEVPFNHEILREAYALCHCLPVLSTDKFKTDFYDQCNDVGLMAYLGTITKTCNTMNQFVNKFNVLYDRQGIGRRMRGLFF
- the COPS6 gene encoding COP9 signalosome complex subunit 6 isoform X1 codes for the protein MAAAAAANGTGGSSGMEVDAAVVPSVMASGVTGSVSVALHPLVILNISDHWIRMRSQEGRPMQVIGALIGKQEGRNIEVMNSFELLSHTVEEKIIIDKEYYYTKEEQFKQVFKELEFLGWYTTGGPPDPSDIHVHKQVCEIIESPLFLKLNPMTKHTDLPVSVFESVIDIINGEATMLFAELTYTLATEEAERIGVDHVARMTATGSGENSTVAEHLIAQHSAIKMLHSRVKLILEYVKASEAGEVPFNHEILREAYALCHCLPVLSTDKFKTDFYDQCNDVGLMAYLGTITKTCNTMNQFVNKFNVLYDRQGIGRRMRGLFF